From the genome of Virgibacillus siamensis, one region includes:
- a CDS encoding indolepyruvate ferredoxin oxidoreductase subunit alpha: MAFVILDPCRNEKSAECLTVCPVDCIEEGPEQFYIDPDVCIDCGACKAVCPVDAIVEEYDLSPEQESYLEQAEEFFKNK, from the coding sequence ATGGCTTTTGTTATATTGGACCCATGCCGTAATGAGAAATCAGCAGAGTGCTTAACTGTTTGTCCGGTTGACTGTATAGAAGAAGGACCGGAGCAATTTTACATAGACCCGGATGTCTGTATCGATTGCGGTGCCTGCAAAGCGGTATGCCCGGTTGATGCTATTGTGGAAGAGTATGATTTGAGTCCGGAACAAGAATCATATCTGGAACAGGCTGAAGAATTCTTTAAAAATAAATAG